tatatactacattgtatagtatgatatcATAATAccttagatgagaacataataatatagtatataaactataccatatatataaattaataatatataattctttgttacttattaaattctgcattatatactatattatagtatagtatatatactacattttatatatctatatatatcctacattatatatatatatatacacaataagTATTTATTTTGGACACCTATCTTGATGTCTGAAGATACGTATGGCtcacttcatagccacaaacgcaataaatgaaggtacgcaactacaacgtgatcatCAAGCTAGATAGCGAGTCggtcctttattttttattttttttaagacataatttatattatacttatcatttgaataataatcatattctaacaaaattagtatgaatatattatatatacttactccatcttatatattaaacttcatattatctgtatattaaatgtttttaatctttacttaaaattaagatcataaacttataattttcttgttaaacatatttaataaaaattcaaaaacaataatcacaatattttaaatccatatcacaacatattcacaatattctcacaacaatatttatacacatattaattcatcaatgaacaccataaactcacaaactattcacaaaattcacaaacaataatcacaattatttcaagagtaagcataaaatcacaacaacatgtataaacatattgctaaactttacaaatataactagcactcacaaattcaaaaaaaccaattaatctaattgtcaataatataggaagaataatttgattccaatcagtctatttaggaatttgtacacaAGAATTTTgggtactagattgtaataataaagtatatcgtTTTGGACTAATAATAAAAGCATGTGATTCTAATGTtgatttcattagtttataacagatcatataatatataatatattatataatattagatatatactgtactatatatataatacagtatatatataatatattatataatacattttatataatacacaatatatatactataatatactatatatattatagtataatattatatatagtatgctatatataacattataatatataacataagcatttataatataatatataatagttaatattttggaaagtaaattgactaacgtttgaatgtaataataattacgtttgaacgttttgtgtatataaggccaaaaccgaatgTCGAAACGACATTTCCAACAGCTCCATCATCATTCTGTTGCACGCCACCACTCTTCCGTCATCGCCGCCATCAAACTCTGTCACTAAAAGGTAgacattcatcttttattcaaataacatgtattttatttgatatttggattagttttgtttaaaatgggATAAGTAgtggccggattttcaactccattttccggccaccacggcttGCCGTTGGCTAAATAGTCACCgtaaaaatatttcttgaagtgtatacttcatttctactgtgacatttcggcatttagaaccttgtagagtaatttttagatttcaataatggctgagtcgactcagcctacgtagtaacgttcgaacgtttcaccaagacgttcgaacgtacgacgtttcaATTAAATAGCCATTAtggcttctacgttcgaacattcattgtcttacattcggacgtcattttcataagttttatgttcaaacgtttaatgtatacgtctggacgtactactttttaaatattattaaacgacatacgttcgaacatgaatattttactttcgcacgtaaaccACATACAGttggacgtttaattataacgtccgaacgtactgattttctactttattcatgcttcgacgttcggacgttcatatttatgttcacacgtaaaacaaatacgttcaaatgtataaCAGAAACATCCAAACGTATGTCAGCCAATATTaatttactgcttatgttcaaACATGTAtgttttacatttgaacgtagaTGTTTTACTTGCAAATGTAAAGGATACACGTTcgaatataaatttatttacattattttacatgCAACCGTATGAAATAAACGTCCGAACATTTtatcttaacgttcgaacgtttattttggtatgttcgaacgttaatgcagagcagtttaaaattaacacaaaaaaatgcattaatgtaaataattttttttccttttctattttcaggatatggctcatccacttcatactaggaaacgagggagggaaggagccactcaggacactgctcgtatcgggGCTTGTACATTTATGGTAGagtgagaggtcctgattaatgagttcgacgaactcaaatggcagcagacgaacctgagagatgttttcctcagtagaggctgggaaatatttgcacattgagggggaaggtatacccctcaatgttTCAGAAGTTCTATATgaggatgtgtgacatgccccaagacgcatcctctcacaccgtgactgtacgcggtgtttccattgaggtaccACCAGATGTCTtcggcgagcacctcgggattcatcgaggagttgagacatttgtacactcaacaccccgtgaggatgtaggcacttctacatcatctactggccgctCATTTGAGCCAGAATCAGCCAGAGATACAGACCAGTCAGAGGTAGAGGATACTGGCATCGAGGCTCAGGATGATGatcgagacgaggatttctacatcctcactgggAGGAACcacatgcagatcgagcggaagaacacCTTCAACCAAAACCATCTGCTACATTTCTTCcacatgttgcaccttattgttgcaacaaatgtggatccTGTGGCatataaaaccacatttagtcagtttcgggcacaattttttatacaagtggcatgtgaagatcctatagatttgccactgcacatctttgagaggatccgttacaaGGCGAGCATCATCTTCACGGATAATCTCacatacggtgtcctaatcagccgactattacttgcacggggagtgccgacccagccagaggagcgggtcaaagattaGATGAggcccctcgacatgaccatgCATCAACGTAGTGTTGGACAGGCAAGGGGATGTCAGCCACCCCTGTAGAAGAtttagttcctccgacgcaacctaagccaggtcatgtggggagtagtagtcaacatacgccgagtacatctgcaggagatgtgcggcctgcttgggttgatgcggtcatctcatagttgactgcgcatatcgatcataagattgatcgaggctatatcggcatCTGGTGTCGagctcacccatcgtgtaactgtCCTCAATGACAAGGCTGATACCTTGACTAAGGAGGTACAGAGTTTGACTTTCGCGgacaacgttatcatctgactgttgtttactatattttatcaaattttgtattttatttttaatatttgtaaagaaaaatattattgaatatttatatcgttttttaatttcaattcttaatcttctttaatgttatattttgcaactttaatactaaatcactgcatttcaaatatatatatttatatattacaaattgtgtatatataaatatatacaattcaattttttagacttgttcataaattatgcacaataaaaaccacataatttttaaattacagtcatatttaatttaaatttacaatgaacgttcgaacgttattaattaacgttcaaacattggcgcaaacattttacgttcgaacgttaattaataacgttcgaacggttacgccaaaacatttcacgttcgcacaTAAACAACCacaatgtttgaacgtatatgtgacTTTCGAATGTAAATTTCCCATACGTTAGAACGtacaaaaaatctcatctgtctttagtgacggtttccagaaaccgtcacagaaaatgccttttagtgacggtttagggactgtcacaattttccaatcgtcactaaaaagcaattgtgttgtagtgattaTTCATATTGTTCATTGGGCGATAgacgcttttaagtataaggagatatttATGCATACATGTGTACATGATATGGATAGGCACACAGACACGCATATATATGCGTGTAGATATAATATCAATAgtattcactacaagaaaattgcttatttatGATCAGCTATTTCCTATGAAAGTAACTATTTCCTgctaaaatgagtttgttttcataGTAAATAGTTATTCtcgttgcaaataatcttttacAAATGCTTGTTTTGATTCTACTTAAGGGCTTTATTAATTCTAAAGTAGTTCTTGTACGGCCTTTTctttaaggcctcatttgtttttgcagatgaaatgtgttgagattaaagttaaaagttgaataaaatattattagaatatatttttttaatattattttttttttagattttaaaaagttgaattgtatattttattgtgtagaaatttgagaaagttgaagtaatgattaaatgggataagttgatatgatttctgaaaacgaACGACGCCGAAGTAGAAGttgcttaattaatatattttaattgacaATGTTCTTAGAATTCTAGATGGTAAAATACCCTCAAGTATAGATATATAGCGCTCggatttttatcttaaattatttttgtatacatCAAATAAGCCAcctaatcatttattttaatcgCAATTAATTTATCCATAGAAATATATTGGACATTGATCGTGGACTTTTTCCACCTTTTGCAGCCCATATGTCAAATTTTTGTTGACATGGAAAACATTTAATATCGGCGCGCTTCCGGTGACCGGCAATTGTCTGAGACTTTCTTTATGGttctgaattttatatataatcgagGCTAAGAGGTGGCTAGTGATATAATTGAGTATCATTAATTCATAACCACCAAACCAACGTcagatcaaaatatataattgaagtaaatgaaaactatattattaatgGAACAtaaacatgtcacaaaatacatacaatatatatatatatatgcatcaataGACATGAATATATGCCTCAATTTGTGGAaaccattttattttacaatgcACATAAAATATCGATATATATGGCCTTTACGATATGTGCTTATTACATGGAATAATAGGTAAAACATGATAGAGAGAGGATTTATTGTTGAGTACAATATCTTCTGTAGTTAAGCATCTTTAACATCACCTCTCACCACGACCCAGAAAGAGCTGGGATGCTTTGTTCATTCCTGAAGAAATTAGTGGGATCGACCATGGTCTTCACATGAACCAACCTGTTGAAGTTGCTCTTGAAATATTTAGTACCCCATATACTTGCCTGTCTATAGCTTGTGTTGCCTTCCTTACTATTTGTTCCTATGTCAAGGTCCCTGTAATTGATGTATGCAGCTCTTGGTGATTTTGAAACATAGGCAGCCATGTAACTGTAAAGCCTCCTGATCCAACTTATATGCCTCTCGGATGCCGCAattccttcttcttcccaaaGCACGTCGTCTAGGATTTTGTAGATGTTACCATGTCTATGTGGGAAAGGAATTGCAGATTCTGAGATTTCACTCATTCTTCCCCCATACGGAACCATCACCAAAATTGCGTCCTCGGCCTCTTTTTCGTAATATCTCTCCCAAATCCCTTCCAAGCCAACTTCTGGAATAGGTTCCATCACGTAGTCagattttgctttgaaaaaagttggtCTTATTAGAGGAGTCCTACTTAGCAGTACATCCAAGGATTCCCCACTTGGAAACCCGGCGAAGTAGAGGGTAGATTCAATCCAGCTCATTTCAGTGCAATCTTCTCTTACCAAACCCAGTTCAGGGAAGCTTTCTTGCATCAATGAAAGGAGATTATCTATCCCTCCGAGATACAAGGACACAAATGAGGCTTGTATTGTTCTCCTCCCTTCTTGGCTAGAATTGACAGCACTTGAGTTTATGAGAATAAATAGGTCTTCATCAAGCTTGTCTGCAACATATTGCCACCGATGAACAAGCTTGGTTGCATTTTGTTCCAAGGTCCTTTTAACTGTGAATACAGTCACAATGGATGGAACATGAACCAGCTTGATTTTCCATGCAACAATGACTCCAAAGCTGGCCCCTCCACCTCCTCGAATGGCCCAAAATAGATCTTCTCCCATGGATTCTCTGTCAAGGATTCTGCCCTTAACATCAATCATTTGGGCGTCAACAATATTATCTGCAGCAAGGCCATATTTGCGCAACATGGTGCCGTACCCTCCCCCACTAAAGTGTCCACCAACACCCACAGTCGGGCAAACTCCTGCTGGAAAGCCAAAGTTTCTACTTTTCTCGGCAATCCTATAGTATACTTCACCGATAGTGGCACCGGCTTCAACCCATGCAGTGCCATTTTCGACATCAACATTGATTGAACGAAGATTTATCAGATCGATTATGACAAATGGAACATAAGAAACATAAGAAAGGCCCTCAAAATCATGACCACCGCTTCTAACTCTTATTTGCATGCCATGTTTTTGGGAACACTTAATGGTTGCTTGAATTTGGGAGACATGCAATGGTGTAATAATGACTAGAGGTTTCGGGGTGGCAGGTGTTGAGAATCTAGGATTTTGTATGGAAAATTCCAATACAGATGAATATGAGGAATTGGCGGGGGTGTAAATGACTTGAGAAATTGAGGTGGTGGAGTTTCCCGCATGAAGGGTCAGGCATTGAAGGAAGTCTTCAGGAGTGTGAGCCGAAGTTGCCcataaaattgagaaaagaaGTGTAATAACAAATGGAATAAGCACTGAAGAGCTAATGggcttcatttttgtttgtgtttctgCTCTAAAAACAGGATGCGAGCTTTCTTATTTATAGTGTTCTGAGGAGATATAGACGTAATTTGTTGAATACTTGGAAATCAATGTGAAAACTGTGCGTACAATGTGAAATCAGGATGCGAGCTAACAGCTGTTGCATATAAcgtacatattttttaactttgcaGGAAACCATTCCATCATGCATCCAGCTGATTGGCCAGGAAAGATCACGAATTCCAACAAGAAATacatagaaaaagagaaatttcgAGGACTTAGTAAAGTCGTCGATCTTCTTCAAAAATAGAACTTTGACAAacgtttattttaaatacatagaaaaatagaaatttcgAGGACTTAGAAATTTCGAGGACTTAGTAAAGTCGTCGATCCAAATTGGATGGCGATTTGACAACATAGAACTTTGACAAacgtttattttaaataaatgaaatttttataaaataattataaaaatattatcatcttgcaaaaatacttttattttaaatcatgattatgaaaagagtaatactacttATCATTTATGCCCTCATGATCTCATGATGTATtgacattagatgattagactatttattatatttcatttgtgaatatataatttaatacaatattatgggatgatgataaaataaataatgagtagTTTCTCTTATGAAAATGATTGTGCTTATTGTTACTCAAATCATGATGAGTTTTATATGGCTTCTagaatgcttaaaaaaataaataggagaAAGTCATCTCAAagcatttttacaaattatatatatatatatatatatatatatatatatatatatactaggtgaaGATAACATGTAATGCACGTTggcttagtttatatttatttatttttttgttaagaactaattttttattaataagaatgtaatgttttggttaattaaataatgatataatatttatataatttataaataattacactttgtgatatattataaaagaagagaattAATAGAACCTTTAACATGGTCCtataaataaacatcacaaGCAAAATAGATCATTGCATACCTAAATATCTATCCCTACAACATTTCTGGAATGTGCAGAAAAAAAGGTGGTGCAGCAAATAAGACAAAATATGTTGTATTTTGATATTAAACTTGGGAgggaaaatattttggtactttctctaaacaaaattgaaatattgtttcCAAGGGATAGATAACTAgaacataaattatttgtaataacATCAATGTGTGAGTTTGCTTCCGTACTTAATTTCTTGCATGTGACCTTAGGAAgccatatttttaaatttttacttatcaaaaatatatatcttcttatatataaaagcgGCAATGCAAAAAGTAACAGTCTTTTTCATCTCATGTTTATTTTCCAATGTTGCCCttctttttttggtattttttgttttatcccTGTTCTTTTTTATAATCTGCTTGTGCTTTCACagttttatctctcttttttgtttttttattcatgCTTTTACGTTTTTATCCCTCAATTCCATTAACAGTAGCTTCTCGACCATTTTTCCTTCCTGTTCAGatgtatagaaaaaaaaaattctgtttaAATCCTATTAGGTTTGTTAATTGCATTAGTTTTGAAACTATCCGATCAcagaaattaattgcatgcttgatggatcgaactatatatatattatacatatatacatatgagcTTTATAATAATCACCCAttacttataataatattataatatattttacaatcatTGAAACTTGAATGTCAGGAGCTGGCCAGCTTCTAGTGATCTTCTAGAATCTAGATTGCAGATCGTCATGATGCTCATCTGAGATACACTGGTGACAGCCTATCACGAACAAAGTCCCACTCACACCTCTATTGCCTCTAACTATGTTCTCTCTCTGTCCCTGtctactctctccctctccgtgCGAATAGTGCTTCTCTAAAGATATgagtggttttatttttttttttggtgatgtAAATCTGTGATGTTATTGTTTCTTTCTCAgagttgcaattttttttttccatttttttcatttttctgttagAGATGTAAATCAAGTACTTGACGTGTgagtaggactgttcatccgggccgggtttttttccggcccggtccggaacccggaaaaCCGGATTCCGgttccgggtttcggcccggatcaaatccgggccgaaacccagTTTTGAAAACCCGGATCAACCCGGTCCGGGTACGGGTTTGAAACCCAGGTACTGGatttaaacccggtacccggatctttatttttttaataaaaaccgATATCACTGGGAAGCTAGTATATGAGATGCATTGGTACGCGTTTACGGATGGGAAGGCATGGGAATCTGGGAACCCGAATCAAGTGTGAGGGAGCGTGGTGAAGAACATGATGAGATTATCGGGGTTCTTGTTGGAGCAGGGCTGGCCATTGTTCGTGAGTGAGTTTGGGATAGACATGAGAGGAACAGATGTGAACGACAACAGGTACTTCAATTGCTTCATGGCCATGGCTGCAGAACATGACCTGGATTGGGCACTCTGGACGCTTGCTGGGAGTTATTATTTGAGAGAGGGAGTCATTGGGTCGagtgatgaatattgatttttttattcttacatgtatttagttaaaaagtttaattaattatttataggctcatgaaatattataggattatgttgtattgagaatatgatttaaaattttaagtgaagacaaaatatcaaaatatttgaagtctaattaataataaaaaaagctttttgtgtaaacaaaaaaaaaaaaatccgggttcAACCCGGAATCCGGAATCCGGGTTTTAAAAAACCCGGATTTACCCGGGTTCCGGCTCGGGTCTGACCCGGATCAACCCGGTCCGGGTTCCAGCCCGGGTTTGAgacccgggttcccgggttggaacccggatgaacacccttaCGTGTGAGATGTTAATATTGTTTCTTTCCAGATCTAagtggtttttattttattttactttgttttgctttttggttgatctgtaaatttcttttttgatttcattttctgttgtttcatttttttgtttttccttctatggtgtgtttggatgtagaTGAAGAAATAggtggattttcttttctttttttttactttcactCCAATATTCAatgtcttttctttattttgtttgttgtcTATTTTTctgttgccttttttttttttattcctattAGGTTTGTTAACAATATCATATCTTCATATATTCAAAGAGGTCGTGTTCAGatttgactaatttttttttctttcattttcctaCAGATCTGTAGATCTTTAGAAGGGAAttaatgttcattttttttctctcttaattttttttcttcgtaCACATCCGagtcgttttatttttttttaaagttggtttatttctaatttctttttctctatagAGCTAAATAGATCTTCATGTATTTGAAGACATGATGTCCAGATCTGagtggttttatttatttattttttttaccttttcgtTGATctacaaatttcttttttgctttcgCTTTCtgctgtttcattttttttgtttttccttctatAGTGTGTTTGGGTACAGTCTATCACTATAGAATGGCCCCCTTCTCCAGGTAATTTctaaccttttttttcctcagtTTTTAGACttgattttctaattatttctgtaacattttttaacaaatatgaATAGACATGTGTAATGCATagatagactatatatatatatatgtctactataaacacacaaaacaaacatagataacctatatatatatatatatatatatatatatactataaacacacaAAAGGCAATTATACCGACCTTTTCAATGTTCCTTCAAACCTTAGGACCACTGGACTGCTTTCACACACCTTATTTTAGAAAAACAGAGCGTagaagaaattgaaagaaataGAAGATAAACTGAATACATAGTTGCACGAATAAGTTttctgaattgagttgagttttctgaTAGGTTTTTTAACAAGTTTTATGAATTTCTAGGTTTCATGGtaccattttcttttatttcttaaaaatatgaacaaacatatatattgcaTAGATAAGCTTATACTATAAACACAGAAGTC
This genomic interval from Juglans regia cultivar Chandler chromosome 3, Walnut 2.0, whole genome shotgun sequence contains the following:
- the LOC108995270 gene encoding berberine bridge enzyme-like 18, with the translated sequence MKPISSSVLIPFVITLLFSILWATSAHTPEDFLQCLTLHAGNSTTSISQVIYTPANSSYSSVLEFSIQNPRFSTPATPKPLVIITPLHVSQIQATIKCSQKHGMQIRVRSGGHDFEGLSYVSYVPFVIIDLINLRSINVDVENGTAWVEAGATIGEVYYRIAEKSRNFGFPAGVCPTVGVGGHFSGGGYGTMLRKYGLAADNIVDAQMIDVKGRILDRESMGEDLFWAIRGGGGASFGVIVAWKIKLVHVPSIVTVFTVKRTLEQNATKLVHRWQYVADKLDEDLFILINSSAVNSSQEGRRTIQASFVSLYLGGIDNLLSLMQESFPELGLVREDCTEMSWIESTLYFAGFPSGESLDVLLSRTPLIRPTFFKAKSDYVMEPIPEVGLEGIWERYYEKEAEDAILVMVPYGGRMSEISESAIPFPHRHGNIYKILDDVLWEEEGIAASERHISWIRRLYSYMAAYVSKSPRAAYINYRDLDIGTNSKEGNTSYRQASIWGTKYFKSNFNRLVHVKTMVDPTNFFRNEQSIPALSGSW